From Methanoculleus thermophilus, the proteins below share one genomic window:
- a CDS encoding amino acid ABC transporter permease: protein MDVLLILIDWFPYLLSGIATTLGLVLSGLALGLLLGLPMAVGQVYGSRPLRWLIGIYVWFFRGLPILVLLFLFWFGIFPLLGLGDLSAFVVGGVVLGLRGAAYQSQIFRGAIQSIGEGQMIAARSLGMSKFTAISSVILPQAFRIALPGWSNEYPNILTDSAVCYAIGVAELLTISARMVTLTGVTMPIYLATAGIFIILNYGGLKLLHRLEKRIAIPGFGSGAM from the coding sequence ATGGATGTTCTGCTCATACTTATCGACTGGTTTCCATACCTTCTCTCAGGCATTGCCACCACTCTCGGTCTTGTCCTGAGTGGTCTGGCACTCGGACTCCTTCTTGGGCTTCCCATGGCAGTCGGGCAGGTGTATGGCTCTCGCCCGCTGCGCTGGCTCATTGGAATATATGTCTGGTTCTTCAGGGGTCTTCCCATCCTCGTACTCCTCTTCCTCTTCTGGTTTGGCATATTCCCATTACTGGGGCTCGGTGATCTCTCCGCATTCGTCGTCGGCGGTGTTGTATTAGGACTCCGGGGAGCAGCGTATCAGTCCCAGATCTTCCGGGGCGCCATCCAGTCCATCGGGGAAGGGCAGATGATCGCAGCGCGATCGCTCGGGATGAGCAAATTTACCGCCATCAGTTCGGTTATTCTCCCGCAGGCGTTCCGCATCGCTCTCCCGGGATGGTCGAACGAATATCCAAACATCCTGACCGACTCGGCGGTCTGCTACGCCATAGGGGTCGCCGAGTTGCTTACCATTTCAGCGAGGATGGTTACGCTGACCGGCGTTACGATGCCGATCTACCTCGCAACAGCGGGGATCTTCATTATTCTGAACTATGGAGGCCTTAAACTCCTGCACAGGCTGGAGAAGAGGATAGCAATTCCGGGATTCGGGTCCGGAGCGATGTAA
- a CDS encoding amino acid ABC transporter ATP-binding protein yields the protein MNKNDIVLKVEDIHKSYGDKEVLRGVSFDVRRGETKVFIGPSGTGKSTLLRCINQLTIPDRGRVWLDGEEVTNSGARINYFRQKIGMVFQNFFLFDHLTAVKNVELALIKVKGMGKAEAREKALAELRQVGMEDWADHYPAELSGGQAQRVSIARALAMDPDVILFDEPTSALDPELTREVLEVMKRLAQQGMTMLVVTHEMGFACSVANEILFMENGLITERGTPDQLLHDPQYTRMKDFIGRIDSRLGD from the coding sequence ATGAATAAAAACGATATTGTGCTGAAGGTCGAGGACATTCACAAGTCCTATGGAGATAAAGAAGTGTTGCGTGGGGTCTCGTTCGATGTTCGGAGAGGCGAGACAAAGGTCTTTATCGGCCCCTCCGGGACCGGAAAGAGCACGCTTCTACGGTGCATCAACCAGCTGACGATACCCGACCGGGGACGGGTCTGGCTCGACGGGGAAGAGGTCACGAACTCGGGAGCCCGGATCAACTACTTCCGACAGAAGATCGGGATGGTTTTTCAGAACTTCTTCCTCTTTGACCACCTTACTGCGGTAAAAAACGTTGAACTTGCCCTGATCAAGGTCAAGGGCATGGGAAAGGCGGAGGCCCGCGAGAAAGCGCTCGCTGAGCTTCGGCAGGTGGGAATGGAAGACTGGGCCGACCACTACCCGGCTGAGCTCTCCGGCGGCCAGGCCCAGCGGGTCTCCATCGCCAGAGCGCTTGCCATGGACCCGGACGTCATCCTCTTTGATGAGCCGACGTCTGCCCTGGATCCCGAACTGACCCGTGAGGTGCTGGAGGTCATGAAGCGCTTGGCCCAGCAGGGGATGACGATGCTTGTCGTCACCCACGAGATGGGCTTTGCCTGCTCGGTTGCAAACGAGATCCTCTTCATGGAGAACGGTTTGATTACCGAACGGGGGACACCGGATCAACTCCTGCACGACCCACAGTACACACGGATGAAAGACTTCATTGGTCGGATTGATTCCCGTCTGGGAGACTGA
- a CDS encoding 6-phosphofructokinase translates to MTTVGVLTGGGDCPGLNAVIRAVVRTGAKYGFDTLGIRDGWLGLIVGDVEPLTDYSVTGILPKGGTILGTSRTNPFKSEADVQRLRDNIRKFGIDAIVAIGGEDTLGVANKLSQMGIPVVGVPKTIDNDVGGTDYTFGFDTAVATVTEAIDRLHTTAESHHRIMVVEVMGRHAGWIATMAGIAGGADEILIPEIPFDLDEVTHHLRARYERGKKFSIVVVAEGAQPKEMEGAITRSGRTDEFGHVTLGGVGNYLRDELEKRLDMEVRVTVLGHVQRGGSPTAHDRVLATRFGVAAANLIKEKDFGKMVALRGDDIVAVPIEEAVANLKTVDMDLYKIASIFYGG, encoded by the coding sequence ATGACGACGGTCGGCGTCCTCACGGGAGGAGGGGACTGCCCGGGTCTGAACGCGGTGATCCGGGCGGTCGTGCGGACGGGGGCAAAATATGGATTTGACACGCTCGGGATCCGGGATGGATGGCTCGGGCTGATCGTCGGGGATGTCGAACCGCTCACCGACTACTCGGTTACAGGGATCCTTCCAAAGGGCGGGACGATCCTCGGGACGTCGCGGACGAACCCCTTCAAGAGTGAGGCGGACGTCCAGCGGCTGCGCGACAACATCAGGAAGTTCGGGATCGATGCGATCGTTGCGATCGGCGGCGAGGATACCCTCGGTGTCGCAAACAAACTCTCGCAGATGGGCATTCCGGTCGTAGGGGTACCAAAGACCATCGACAACGACGTCGGCGGGACAGATTACACATTCGGGTTCGATACCGCCGTCGCCACCGTCACGGAGGCGATCGACCGGCTCCATACGACAGCAGAGTCGCATCACCGGATCATGGTTGTGGAGGTGATGGGCCGCCATGCGGGATGGATCGCGACCATGGCCGGGATCGCGGGCGGGGCCGACGAGATCCTCATACCGGAGATCCCGTTCGACCTCGACGAGGTCACCCACCACCTCCGGGCGCGCTACGAGCGGGGGAAGAAGTTCAGCATCGTCGTGGTCGCGGAGGGCGCCCAGCCGAAGGAGATGGAGGGCGCAATCACCCGGTCGGGCAGGACGGACGAGTTCGGCCACGTGACGCTCGGCGGCGTCGGGAACTACCTGCGCGACGAACTCGAAAAAAGGCTCGACATGGAGGTGCGGGTGACGGTGCTCGGGCACGTCCAGCGCGGGGGATCGCCGACGGCGCACGACCGGGTGCTCGCGACCCGGTTCGGGGTGGCAGCCGCGAACCTCATCAAGGAGAAAGACTTCGGGAAGATGGTCGCGCTCCGGGGGGACGATATCGTCGCGGTCCCGATCGAGGAGGCGGTGGCGAACCTCAAGACGGTGGATATGGACCTCTACAAGATCGCGAGCATATTTTACGGGGGGTGA
- a CDS encoding PAS domain S-box protein, which yields MHECTPIYDEILALNGILDTLDEGLLVVNSKQRVVCINRHLQDILGIHRENFIGVEAGRFIRQILAPRIAEESCRREILQNLLNNSPISGILCTLQSPGGARRVRCSCRIVDEGPIGSMRVIRLSDEPPGIRENFVSDTSGQIWIDEVLRQNEDWYRLFIENLNEGIGLINQEGVTVFANQRMADILGYSVSEMRGMPVSAVVDEEGARCLGEYLQNLDSAPHEVFEIDLIRKDGNRIHTLMATTPILNPDGIGRGFLVGVQDITPLKQMEMQLRESEEKYRSLVELSAEATLIHRDGKIIFINPAGMRLLGASSPKEVLGRDALDIVHPEDRNTVRSFSARDLNGEETPLIELQVVRLDGMTVPVEGRGTRTLFEGMPAVQVVMRDITHRRQAEERLQASNRHLLLLNRIIGTSASARTPAELLETALGQTLDLLGYEGGAVFLPGAGPGEATLQYLRDMPKECLELMESTPASPLIKTHTTGLPHYLELDRNPDPLQSRLLRDLGFTALASIPLIVEPGIVGALLIGSKNRRSFPPEERALLEAIGREIGAGILRGMLYQRLEAANREANLYLDILTHDIRNADNVSNIYVDLLIDELDGEPAQHARKLKDGIKKGIEITANVATIRKIRESQVGLFPLNLETLIREEITHYPDLHTHYRGMPVEVLADDLLCEVFTNLIGNAAKHGGPGVEVMITVEDQDEETVLVTVADTGPGVPDDAKETIFHRFEREGGRRGSQGLGLSICRMLTARYGGRIWVEDRVPGQPKEGAAFRFTLRKARRNN from the coding sequence ATGCATGAATGCACCCCAATATATGACGAGATTCTCGCTCTCAACGGCATTCTGGATACACTCGACGAGGGACTGCTCGTCGTCAACTCCAAACAGCGTGTAGTCTGCATCAACAGACATCTCCAGGACATCCTCGGTATCCATCGAGAAAATTTCATCGGGGTCGAAGCAGGAAGGTTCATCCGCCAAATCCTGGCTCCCCGTATCGCTGAGGAGTCATGTAGGAGAGAGATCCTGCAAAATCTCCTCAACAACTCCCCTATTTCAGGTATTCTATGTACACTCCAGTCGCCCGGAGGGGCAAGAAGAGTCCGCTGTTCGTGCAGGATCGTTGATGAAGGGCCAATCGGGAGTATGCGGGTCATCCGCCTATCAGACGAACCACCTGGAATACGGGAGAATTTTGTATCAGATACCTCTGGACAGATATGGATTGATGAGGTTCTGCGACAGAACGAGGATTGGTATCGACTCTTCATAGAGAACCTCAACGAGGGAATAGGGCTTATAAATCAGGAGGGCGTCACGGTCTTTGCCAACCAGCGCATGGCCGATATCCTCGGCTACTCGGTCTCCGAGATGAGAGGGATGCCCGTCTCTGCAGTCGTTGATGAAGAAGGCGCTCGATGCCTGGGAGAGTACCTGCAGAACCTGGACAGTGCGCCGCATGAGGTCTTTGAGATCGATCTCATCCGTAAAGACGGCAACCGCATCCATACGCTGATGGCAACCACCCCGATCCTCAATCCCGACGGCATCGGCCGGGGGTTCCTCGTCGGAGTCCAGGACATCACCCCCTTAAAGCAGATGGAGATGCAACTTCGGGAGAGCGAGGAGAAGTATCGTTCGCTCGTTGAACTATCAGCGGAAGCGACCCTTATTCACCGCGACGGAAAGATAATTTTCATCAACCCTGCCGGGATGAGGCTGCTCGGTGCTTCCAGCCCAAAAGAGGTTCTCGGGAGGGACGCCCTCGATATCGTCCACCCCGAAGACCGAAATACCGTCAGATCATTTTCTGCACGAGATCTGAATGGAGAAGAGACACCGCTTATCGAACTGCAGGTCGTCAGGCTTGACGGGATGACAGTCCCCGTCGAGGGAAGAGGTACGCGGACGCTCTTTGAAGGCATGCCCGCAGTTCAGGTTGTTATGCGGGACATCACCCACCGCAGGCAGGCAGAGGAGCGGCTGCAGGCCAGCAACCGGCATCTCCTGCTCTTGAACAGGATCATCGGCACATCCGCATCAGCCCGGACACCCGCTGAGCTCCTTGAGACGGCGCTCGGCCAGACGCTTGATCTCCTCGGCTACGAGGGCGGTGCGGTCTTTCTCCCCGGGGCCGGTCCAGGCGAAGCTACTCTCCAGTATCTACGAGATATGCCCAAGGAATGCCTGGAACTGATGGAGAGTACTCCTGCCTCCCCGCTCATCAAGACCCATACCACAGGTCTCCCCCATTACCTTGAACTGGACCGCAATCCAGATCCTCTCCAATCACGCCTCCTCCGTGACCTTGGATTTACCGCACTTGCCAGTATCCCGCTCATTGTGGAGCCCGGCATTGTCGGTGCGCTCCTCATCGGAAGCAAGAACCGGAGGTCCTTCCCCCCCGAAGAGCGCGCGCTCCTCGAAGCGATCGGCCGGGAGATCGGGGCTGGCATCCTGCGCGGGATGCTCTACCAGAGACTTGAAGCGGCGAACAGGGAGGCGAACCTCTACCTCGATATCCTCACTCACGACATCCGGAATGCCGACAACGTCTCAAACATCTACGTGGATCTCCTCATCGACGAACTCGACGGAGAACCAGCTCAGCACGCCCGCAAACTGAAAGACGGGATCAAAAAGGGCATCGAGATCACGGCAAACGTCGCGACTATTCGAAAGATTCGCGAGAGTCAGGTTGGGCTATTCCCACTCAACCTTGAGACCCTGATCCGCGAAGAGATTACCCACTACCCCGACCTCCATACCCATTACCGCGGGATGCCTGTTGAGGTTCTTGCCGACGACCTCCTCTGTGAGGTCTTCACAAACCTCATCGGGAACGCCGCGAAACACGGCGGGCCGGGTGTCGAAGTCATGATAACGGTCGAGGACCAGGATGAGGAGACAGTCCTTGTCACCGTCGCCGACACCGGACCCGGTGTTCCGGACGACGCGAAAGAGACCATCTTCCACCGGTTTGAGCGGGAGGGCGGCAGGCGGGGAAGCCAGGGCCTTGGTCTCTCAATATGCCGAATGCTCACGGCCCGTTACGGCGGCAGGATCTGGGTCGAGGACCGCGTCCCAGGGCAGCCAAAAGAGGGGGCGGCGTTCCGGTTCACGCTCAGAAAGGCCAGGCGCAATAACTAG
- a CDS encoding beta/alpha barrel domain-containing protein, protein MPPTPDIKIPLDVPAEEEERYRENYQKITHDTGRLMLFAGDQKIEHLNDDFFGEGIHPDDADPEHLFRIASRARIGVFATQLGLIARYGMDYRDVPYLVKLNSKTNLVKTSQRDPLSSELHLVRQVVDLRDRSGLPILGVGYTVYLGSEYEPMMLFQAAQIVNNAHRNGLVTVLWMYPRGKAVKDERDPHLIAGAAGVAAALGSDFVKINPPKVGGSTDATLLREAVAAAGRTGVVCAGGSHADMQEFLQQLHDQIHIGGTVGNATGRNIHQRPLEEAVRFCNAISAITLDDASVAEANRICMGGRC, encoded by the coding sequence ATGCCACCTACACCCGATATCAAGATCCCTCTTGATGTACCTGCTGAGGAGGAAGAGAGGTACCGAGAGAACTACCAAAAGATCACGCACGACACCGGGAGGCTGATGCTCTTTGCCGGGGATCAGAAGATCGAGCATCTCAATGACGACTTCTTTGGCGAGGGCATCCACCCCGATGATGCTGATCCCGAGCATCTCTTCCGGATTGCAAGCCGGGCGAGGATCGGGGTCTTTGCAACGCAACTCGGGCTGATTGCGCGGTACGGCATGGATTATCGGGACGTGCCGTACCTGGTCAAACTCAACTCAAAGACCAACCTGGTCAAGACCTCCCAGCGCGACCCGCTCAGTTCGGAACTCCACCTCGTCCGGCAGGTCGTCGACCTCCGGGACCGATCCGGACTTCCGATCCTCGGCGTCGGGTATACGGTCTACCTGGGGAGTGAATACGAGCCGATGATGCTCTTTCAGGCAGCCCAGATCGTCAACAACGCGCACCGGAACGGCCTTGTTACTGTGCTCTGGATGTATCCCCGCGGAAAGGCGGTCAAGGACGAGCGCGACCCGCACCTGATCGCGGGCGCAGCAGGTGTTGCAGCGGCCCTCGGGAGCGACTTTGTGAAGATAAATCCGCCGAAGGTAGGCGGGTCGACCGATGCCACGCTGCTCCGGGAGGCAGTGGCGGCCGCAGGCAGGACCGGTGTTGTCTGTGCGGGAGGGTCGCATGCCGATATGCAGGAGTTCCTGCAACAGCTCCACGATCAGATCCACATCGGCGGTACGGTCGGGAACGCGACCGGCAGGAACATCCACCAGCGGCCGCTCGAGGAGGCGGTCCGGTTCTGCAACGCGATTTCGGCGATCACTCTCGACGATGCGAGTGTAGCGGAGGCAAACAGGATCTGCATGGGAGGGAGGTGTTAG
- a CDS encoding ABC transporter ATP-binding protein: MELERRRGGRPGGSPPESGLRLAAPEPDRYTMSITDYCRRTVAFTRDIMRQPVKTRRDLQFSDLGFFLRFARPIWSVGVLALVATALVSAAKTILPLSIKFFIDNILLGERPATDSLLAGAAGTLSSLNALIIALLLLGLFTGGMDLLRNYWTARFREGYAFNLQTALVEHVLSFPLSYFKSQQTGYIMSRLSDDVQILQYTISQYLPQSIANALYVAFTFAILCILNLKLTLVVVAFIPLYLLVNAVFIRRIRAATHRERERQAHVSRDLQEVISGIDTVKSHAAEDREVRRVSGTLRNMVDARIRNTMLSAFSEYFRIGTMSLMLIAVFWFGGNEVLAGAMTVGDFVAFAVYIVTFAPTVNTFFAFPVVMQPAATSAARLRDLFAMHGESGRTSGAGGIAPTVVQGRIEFSGVWFGYAESEPILRDVNFVVRPGEVVAIIGRTGAGKTTLINLILRAFLPQKGTVTLDGRDLSTLDPRWLRRQVSLVSQDLFLFHTTIEENIRYSRPDATHDEVVEAARKAQIHDDIMQFPKGYQTIVGERGTQLSVGQRQRVAIARAFLKDAPILILDEPTSALDMQTEDQIRQTLEILVRDRTTILISHRPSLLTLADRVLTIEDGEVREYRETESTTWTRSDRPSGSLGRSTVP, encoded by the coding sequence ATGGAACTGGAACGGAGACGCGGCGGGAGACCGGGTGGCAGCCCTCCGGAATCCGGCCTCAGACTCGCTGCTCCGGAACCGGACCGGTATACCATGAGCATCACTGATTACTGTCGACGTACCGTCGCCTTCACCCGGGATATCATGCGCCAGCCGGTGAAGACAAGGAGAGACCTCCAGTTCTCCGACCTTGGCTTCTTCCTCCGGTTCGCCCGGCCCATCTGGAGCGTGGGCGTGCTGGCCCTCGTAGCGACCGCTCTCGTCTCGGCCGCAAAGACCATCCTCCCACTCAGCATCAAGTTCTTCATCGACAACATCCTGCTCGGAGAGAGACCGGCCACCGACTCCCTCCTTGCAGGCGCCGCAGGGACCCTCTCCTCGCTCAATGCACTCATCATCGCCCTTCTGCTGCTCGGGCTCTTCACCGGAGGCATGGATCTCTTGCGGAACTACTGGACCGCCCGGTTTCGGGAAGGGTATGCCTTCAATCTCCAGACCGCTCTTGTCGAGCACGTCTTAAGTTTCCCGCTCTCGTACTTCAAGTCGCAGCAGACCGGCTACATCATGTCGCGCCTCTCCGACGACGTCCAGATCCTGCAGTATACTATCTCCCAGTACCTACCCCAGAGCATCGCAAACGCTCTCTACGTCGCCTTCACCTTCGCCATCCTCTGCATCTTAAACCTCAAGTTGACCCTCGTCGTCGTCGCCTTTATTCCCCTCTACCTGCTGGTCAACGCCGTCTTTATCCGGCGGATCCGCGCCGCCACCCACCGGGAGCGCGAACGACAGGCCCACGTCTCGCGGGATCTCCAGGAGGTGATCTCCGGGATCGACACCGTCAAGTCGCACGCCGCAGAGGACCGTGAGGTGCGCAGGGTCTCCGGGACACTTCGGAATATGGTCGATGCCCGGATCCGGAACACAATGCTCTCGGCATTCTCGGAGTACTTCAGGATTGGCACGATGTCGCTCATGCTGATCGCCGTCTTCTGGTTCGGTGGGAACGAGGTGCTCGCCGGTGCTATGACCGTGGGAGACTTCGTCGCGTTCGCGGTCTACATCGTGACGTTCGCCCCCACGGTCAACACCTTCTTCGCCTTCCCCGTCGTCATGCAGCCCGCGGCGACATCCGCCGCACGACTGCGCGACCTCTTTGCGATGCACGGCGAGTCAGGGAGAACTTCAGGTGCCGGCGGGATCGCACCCACCGTGGTGCAGGGCAGGATCGAGTTCTCCGGTGTCTGGTTCGGCTATGCGGAGTCGGAACCAATTCTTCGGGACGTGAACTTCGTCGTCCGGCCCGGCGAGGTGGTCGCCATCATCGGGCGGACCGGTGCAGGGAAGACGACGCTCATCAACCTGATTCTCCGGGCGTTTTTACCACAGAAAGGAACAGTCACACTCGACGGGCGCGACCTCTCAACCCTGGATCCCCGATGGCTGCGGCGGCAGGTCTCGCTCGTCTCACAGGACCTCTTCCTCTTCCACACCACCATCGAGGAGAACATCCGCTACAGCAGGCCCGACGCCACCCATGATGAGGTTGTTGAAGCCGCCCGGAAAGCGCAGATTCACGATGACATTATGCAGTTTCCGAAAGGTTACCAGACGATCGTCGGAGAACGCGGGACACAGCTCTCCGTCGGTCAGAGGCAACGGGTCGCCATTGCCCGGGCGTTCTTAAAAGACGCGCCCATCCTCATCCTCGACGAACCCACATCGGCGCTCGATATGCAGACCGAGGATCAGATCCGGCAGACGCTCGAGATCCTGGTCAGAGATCGGACGACGATCCTCATCTCCCACCGCCCCTCACTCCTGACCCTCGCCGACCGGGTCCTCACGATCGAGGACGGAGAGGTGCGTGAGTACCGGGAGACCGAAAGCACCACATGGACTCGCTCCGACCGCCCTTCCGGATCCCTGGGCCGATCCACCGTCCCCTGA
- a CDS encoding amino acid ABC transporter permease gives MDLAVFTFDILLPALMQGLIVTLQLIACSAPLGLALGIGVAVGRQYGHPIISWLCKTYVFIIKGTPLLLLLFILYFGLPTIGMTLTAFTASVLGFILCNGAYNAEYVRGALISIKDGQMIAAQALGMTRWQAIRSVILPQALRRAIPGLSNEFIYLIKYSSLAYMITVVELAGAGKQVATKYFTYTESFAAVGIVYLVLVTITTVAVSILEKRVAVPGTARVTTAAQLL, from the coding sequence ATGGATCTGGCAGTCTTTACATTCGACATTCTCCTTCCGGCGCTGATGCAGGGGCTGATCGTAACCCTGCAGTTGATCGCGTGCTCCGCTCCGCTTGGCCTCGCACTCGGGATTGGGGTTGCGGTGGGGAGGCAGTATGGCCACCCCATTATATCCTGGCTCTGCAAGACGTACGTCTTTATCATCAAGGGCACGCCGCTTCTCCTCCTCCTCTTCATCCTCTACTTCGGCCTCCCGACAATCGGTATGACGCTTACTGCGTTCACTGCGTCAGTGCTCGGCTTTATCCTCTGCAACGGAGCGTACAATGCCGAGTACGTCCGGGGGGCGTTGATATCGATCAAGGACGGTCAGATGATCGCCGCGCAGGCGCTCGGGATGACCCGGTGGCAGGCAATCCGCTCCGTCATCCTGCCGCAGGCGCTCCGCCGGGCGATACCAGGGCTTTCGAATGAGTTCATCTACCTGATCAAGTACTCATCGCTTGCCTACATGATCACGGTAGTTGAACTTGCCGGGGCGGGGAAACAGGTGGCGACAAAGTACTTCACCTACACAGAGTCGTTTGCGGCCGTCGGCATCGTCTACCTCGTGCTGGTGACGATCACGACTGTGGCGGTAAGTATATTGGAGAAACGTGTGGCCGTTCCCGGAACGGCCCGGGTCACCACCGCTGCCCAGTTGTTGTGA
- a CDS encoding DUF5518 domain-containing protein — MVSRAVARRFYGAVVGAAVIGAASLLGLLKVLPGSFEIVAFLFCGGLIAGLLTPGSVKDGAITGAVCGVLVALLAASTITLMSLVENNPQYPPFWMTFLFYALILTALLLPYSAVGGAGGTAVRNGIGRGGTADGHGRGRWLGIGIGTAVIAGSALVLVFIAPFVVIVPLAGGFIAGYSAGTRPEDGLEAGLVAALFGTGLFLLPMLWTASHGTGFAAGLAGMVAIALGLLFPLLGTAGGVAGAVARGSFGEGTGDGGAG, encoded by the coding sequence ATGGTATCGCGTGCCGTAGCCAGACGCTTCTACGGGGCGGTTGTGGGAGCGGCGGTGATCGGTGCAGCCTCACTCCTTGGTCTCCTGAAGGTCCTCCCCGGGTCGTTTGAAATAGTGGCGTTCCTCTTTTGCGGAGGGCTCATTGCCGGGCTTCTCACCCCGGGCTCGGTGAAGGACGGAGCCATCACCGGCGCCGTCTGCGGGGTGCTCGTGGCCCTGCTTGCAGCCTCTACGATAACCCTCATGAGCCTGGTGGAGAACAACCCGCAGTATCCCCCGTTCTGGATGACTTTCCTCTTCTACGCCCTCATCCTCACGGCGCTCCTCCTCCCCTACAGCGCCGTCGGCGGAGCGGGCGGGACGGCGGTGCGAAACGGCATCGGGAGAGGTGGCACTGCCGACGGCCACGGACGGGGCCGGTGGCTCGGGATCGGCATCGGGACGGCCGTCATCGCCGGTTCGGCTCTCGTGCTCGTCTTTATCGCCCCGTTCGTCGTGATCGTTCCGCTCGCCGGCGGATTCATCGCAGGATATTCCGCCGGGACCCGGCCGGAAGACGGCCTCGAGGCCGGGCTTGTCGCGGCGCTCTTCGGGACCGGTCTTTTCTTGCTCCCGATGCTCTGGACGGCGTCCCATGGAACGGGGTTCGCCGCCGGGCTTGCCGGGATGGTCGCCATCGCGCTGGGACTGCTCTTTCCGCTCCTCGGGACCGCCGGGGGGGTTGCCGGCGCGGTTGCGCGGGGGAGTTTTGGTGAAGGTACGGGTGATGGTGGGGCGGGTTGA